From the genome of Campylobacter concisus:
ATTTTATTTTTAATCTTGAAAATTTTAGTTCTAAAATCAGTCCAAAAAGCAGTGACGGCGTGAGAGTGATGACCGTGCATAAGTCAAAGGGGCTTGAGTTTGCTCACGTGATAGTTTGTGATATGATGAGCAAGGGCAGGGGCGATGACTCAAACTTTATAACAGAATATAGCGAAAAAGGCGAGTGGATAGTAAAAAGTAGAATTTCTGGTAGAGAAAATTTTGACCCTGAGTATGCTGGTGTGTTAGAGCAAATAAAAGAGCTTGAGAAGCAAGAAAATATCAATAAAATTTACGTTGCTTTCACTAGAGCTACAAAGTCGCTTATCATTATTAAACAAGCTGCTCCAAGTGGAAATAGTCCTAGCTTTTTTTCTTTTTATACTAGAAGTGATAAAAGCGAAGTAAACGACTATCTTGATCTAAAAGAGTTTAGCTTTGGCAAAATTTTGCCTAGCAAGAGCGAGCAAAAAGAGGCTACAAAAGATGAAAAAATGCCTGAAATTTTAAAGATAGAAAGGCAAGATGTAGAGGCAAGAGAGCAAAAAACGAGCGGTAAAAATTTAGAGGCAATCTATTTTGGCTTAGCGTTTCACTATTTACTTGAGATGAGTGAAAAATTTGATGAAAATTCGCTTTTAAAAGCCAAGAGTTTAATGCTAAATAAATTTTATAAATTTCTCTCACTTGATAGGCTCGAAGATACCTTTAAACGGGCAAAAATGCTAATAAATGAGCCAAAATTTCTAGAGTGCATAAAAGATAAAGGAATTTACAAAGAGCAGCCATTTAAAGTAAAAAATGAACTAAAACAGATGGACTTATTTTGTATTGGAGAGAGCGAAATTTGTGTGATCGACTATAAAACGACAGATAAAAATATTGAGGAAAATAAAAAACAAGTTGGAGAATACAAAGAGGCATTAAGTAAATTTTATCCAAAGCATAGTATAATCGCCGTCATCTTCTACGCTCTTGATGGAAAAATTTCATATATTGAAGTTTAAATGCTACTTAATTTAAGCTTTATAAAAGCATTGTTTAAATACAATCACAATTCAAAAATTAACTTGGCAAAGGTAAGAAAATGACAAAAATAACAAAGCCAAACGAAGTTAAGCGAGACTGGATCGTTGTTGATGCAGCTGGTAAACGTTTTGGTAGATTGCTAACCGAGGTAGCAACTATACTTCGTGGCAAAAACAAACCATGCTTCACGCCAAATGTAGATTGTGGCGACTATGTTATCATCATAAATGCTTCAAAAGTAGAATTTACTGGTAATAACAAAGCTGAAGATAAACTTTATCACAGACACTCAGGATACTTTGGTAGCGTAAAGAGTGAAAATTTGGCGATTTGATAGCAAATAAGCCAGAAAAACTATTTAAATTAGCTGTTCGTGGAATGCTTCCAAAAACTAAACTTGGAAGAGAGATGATAAAAAAACTAAAAGTTTATGCTGGCAGTGAGCATCCTCATACGGCACAAATAGCTAAAAAAGAAGGAAAATAATTATGGCAAAAGTTTATGCAACTGGTAAAAGAAAAACTGCTGTAGCAAAGGTTTGGATAAAAGCTGGAAGCGGTAAAATCGTAGTAAATGGTATGGATCTTAATACTTGGCTTGGTGGGCATGAAGCTATAAAGCTTAAAGTAATTCAGCCACTTCTAGTTACTAAACAAGAGAGTTTAATAGATATAGTAGCTACAACTTTAGGTGGTGGTTATTCAGCACAAGCAGAGGCTTTAAGACACGGTATTTCACGTGCTTTAGCTGATATGGATGCTGATTTTAGAGCAACACTTAAACCAAAAGGCTTATTAACTAGAGATTCTCGTGTTGTTGAACGTAAGAAATTTGGTAGAAGAAAGGCAAGAAGAAGCCCACAATTTTCTAAACGTTAATGAGTTTTTGCAAGTGCTTTTGCATTTGCAAAATTTAAGTTGTGTAAATTTCAAATTTACATTATTAATTAAATTATGATTTAGAGTCGGTTAAATTTTATTCAGTTAAAATATAACCACTTTAAAATAAATCCTAAGAAAGGAATTCTAAATATGAAAAAGATTGCTTTAGCTATGGTTGCCGCAACAGCGGTTTTTGCGTCTAACGCAGCATATAATTATGAAGTTACTCCAACTATTGGTGGTGTTCACCCAGAGGGAAATCTACGTGTAAAAGACCATAACTTCGTTGGTGTTAGAGCTGCTAGAAATCTTGAAGATTTTTTCTTTGATCAAGTAGAACTTGGTGTTGATTACACTCAAAAAGCAAAAGAAAAAACAGGTAGCTTAACAAGAGAAGGAAGAGTTCTTAGATATCATGCAAATCTTGTAAAAGATATAGTTGATTTTGGACCAGTTAGTCTATATGGCTTAGTTGGTGCTGGTTATGAAGATGTTCCAGCTATTTTTGTTAAAAATGAAGATGGCGGTTTTGGCCAATATGGTTTTGGCTTAAGATATCAAGTAACTGATAGATTTGCTCTTAAAGCAGAAGCAAGAGACGCTATCAAATTTGAACATGCTGATCATAACCTATTCTATTCACTAGGCTTTGGTATCGGTCTTGACTCAAAAGCAGCTCCAGTTGTGGCAGCAGCTCCAGTTGCAGCAGCAGCTCCAGCAGCTACTCCAGTTCTTGATGATGATAATGATGGCGTGCCAAATGATATAGATCAATGCCCTAACACTCCAGCTGGCGTAGTTGTTGATGAAAGAGGATGCGAGAAAGTTATCGTTCTTAGAGATCTAGATGTTAACTTTGCATTTGATAGCTACAAAGTCGGACCAAAATATGCAGCTGAGATCAAAAAAGTAGCTGACTTCATGGGCGAACACCCAGATTATAAAGTTGTACTTGCTGGTCACACTGATAGCGTAGGTGCAGAAGCTTATAACCAAAAACTATCTGAAAAAAGAGCAAAAGCTGTAGCTGATGTTCTTGCTGGCTATGGCGTAAGTGAGGATAAAATTTCAACAGTTGGCTACGGTGAGCTTAAACCAATTGCTACAAACAAAACTAAAGAAGGCCGCGCTCAAAATAGACGCGTTGAAGCTACTTTCAATAAATAATCTTATTATTTAAAGTTACTTCTTTTTGGGGCTTAGTTTCGGCTAGGCCCTTTTTTATTTCTACGGAGAAAATGATGAAAAAAACCATACTTTTTGATTTGGACGGTACGCTTATTGATTCAACTTCTGCTATTTTAAAAGGATTTGATAGAGCTTTCTTATCCCATGGTAAAAAAGAGCCAGACCATAATGCATTAAAGTCTTTGGTTGGTCATCCGCTTGAAATAATGTTTGAAAGACTTGGTGCAAGCAAAAATTTAATTGATAGCTATATAAAAGAATATAAAGCTTGCTACGAAAAAATTTATCTTGATGAGACGGTACTCTTAGATTATACAAGTGAAGCATTGAAGGAGGCAAGTAGCTTTGCTGATGTTGGTATAGTTACTACGAAAACTTCAAAATTTTCTATTATCTTGCTTGAGCATTTAGGAGTTATGAAATATATAAAAACTGTTATTGGAAGAGACGATGTTACTAATCCAAAACCAAAT
Proteins encoded in this window:
- a CDS encoding 30S ribosomal protein S9, with translation MAKVYATGKRKTAVAKVWIKAGSGKIVVNGMDLNTWLGGHEAIKLKVIQPLLVTKQESLIDIVATTLGGGYSAQAEALRHGISRALADMDADFRATLKPKGLLTRDSRVVERKKFGRRKARRSPQFSKR
- a CDS encoding flagellar motor protein MotB — protein: MKKIALAMVAATAVFASNAAYNYEVTPTIGGVHPEGNLRVKDHNFVGVRAARNLEDFFFDQVELGVDYTQKAKEKTGSLTREGRVLRYHANLVKDIVDFGPVSLYGLVGAGYEDVPAIFVKNEDGGFGQYGFGLRYQVTDRFALKAEARDAIKFEHADHNLFYSLGFGIGLDSKAAPVVAAAPVAAAAPAATPVLDDDNDGVPNDIDQCPNTPAGVVVDERGCEKVIVLRDLDVNFAFDSYKVGPKYAAEIKKVADFMGEHPDYKVVLAGHTDSVGAEAYNQKLSEKRAKAVADVLAGYGVSEDKISTVGYGELKPIATNKTKEGRAQNRRVEATFNK
- a CDS encoding hydrolase, which gives rise to MKKTILFDLDGTLIDSTSAILKGFDRAFLSHGKKEPDHNALKSLVGHPLEIMFERLGASKNLIDSYIKEYKACYEKIYLDETVLLDYTSEALKEASSFADVGIVTTKTSKFSIILLEHLGVMKYIKTVIGRDDVTNPKPNPEPINLALDRLNKDKNNAFMVGDTIMDLMAAQAAFITGVGLTCGYGQKSDLEKFSKHIFSNPFEAVSFIKEV